A genomic region of Glycine max cultivar Williams 82 chromosome 15, Glycine_max_v4.0, whole genome shotgun sequence contains the following coding sequences:
- the LOC100793632 gene encoding uncharacterized protein yields the protein MAAEVSSLIRVMGGGYKEEQHRTVGNESHGEKSTALITRDLLGGSSSIESQELDLDLQVPSGWEKRLDLQSGKVYLQKCNTTIGSPPIYDHNKLNAKPAGPKLQDLNFPSSSTSNVLLNLFDETSLDLKLVSSTLPSSNNYQSVCTLDKVKSALERAEKEPIVRKRTSFLKSPLSASSPSYSSSSSSIRETIQEEECEERLNVSSSPLAAGCPGCLSYVMIMKNNPKCPRCNSLVPIPSMKKPRIDLNISI from the exons ATGGCTGCTGAGGTTAGCTCTCTGATTCGGGTGATGGGTGGTGGCTACAAGGAGGAGCAGCATCGGACGGTGGGGAATGAATCACACGGTGAGAAATCAACGGCTCTGATTACTCGGGACTTGCTTGGTGGGTCCTCCTCAATTGAATCCCAGGAATTGGACCTCGATTTGCAGGTTCCTAGTGGCTGGGAGAAGAGACTCGACCTTCAG TCAGGAAAAGTCTATCTCCAAAAGTGCAACACCACAATAGGCTCTCCACCAATCTATGACCACAACAAGCTCAATGCAAAGCCAGCAGGGCCAAAACTCCAAGACTTAAACTTCCCATCATCATCTACCTCCAATGTGCTATTGAACCTCTTTGATGAAACAAGCTTGGACCTCAAATTGGTCTCATCCACACTCCCTTCAAGCAACAACTACCAAAGTGTGTGCACCCTTGACAAGGTCAAGTCAGCACTTGAGAGGGCAGAGAAAGAGCCTATTGTTAGGAAAAGAACCTCATTCTTGAAGTCACCTCTCTCGGCTTCATCGCCGTCGTATTCCTCCTCGTCGTCATCGATTAGGGaaacaattcaagaagaagaatGTGAAGAGAGACTTAATGTTTCATCATCCCCTTTGGCTGCAGGGTGCCCTGGTTGCTTATCATATGTAATGATCATGAAGAACAACCCCAAGTGTCCTAGGTGTAACTCTCTTGTTCCTATTCCTTCCATGAAGAAACCTAGAATTGACCTCAATATATCAATTTAA